In Streptomyces sp. NBC_01426, one genomic interval encodes:
- a CDS encoding PadR family transcriptional regulator — protein MSIGHTLLGLLEAGPRHGYDLKRAFDEKFGHDRPLAYGQVYSTMSRLLKNGLVEVDGIESGGGPDRKRYAITDAGITDVETWLAQPEKPEPYLQSTLYTKVVLALLTGRGAQDLLDAQRSEHLRLMRLLTTRKRKGDLADQLVCDHALFHLEADLRWLELTAARLDQLGQEIRR, from the coding sequence ATGTCCATCGGTCACACCCTTCTGGGTCTACTGGAAGCTGGCCCCCGGCACGGCTACGACCTCAAACGCGCCTTCGACGAGAAGTTCGGCCACGACCGCCCCCTCGCCTACGGGCAGGTCTACTCGACCATGTCCCGGCTCCTGAAGAACGGCCTCGTCGAGGTCGACGGGATAGAGAGCGGCGGCGGTCCCGACCGCAAGCGGTACGCCATCACCGACGCCGGGATCACCGACGTCGAGACCTGGCTCGCCCAGCCCGAGAAGCCCGAGCCGTACCTCCAGTCCACCCTGTACACCAAGGTCGTACTGGCCCTGCTCACGGGCCGCGGCGCGCAGGACCTGCTGGACGCCCAGCGCTCCGAGCACCTGCGGCTCATGCGCCTGCTGACCACCCGCAAGCGCAAGGGCGACCTCGCCGACCAACTCGTCTGCGACCACGCCCTCTTCCACCTGGAAGCGGACCTGCGGTGGCTCGAACTCACCGCCGCCCGGCTCGACCAGCTCGGTCAGGAGATACGCCGATGA
- a CDS encoding ABC transporter ATP-binding protein, translated as MTPAGSLLCATDLRKTYGSAKALDGAEFSIHPGEVVAVMGPSGSGKSTLLHCLAGIVAPDSGTVTYAGRELSAMNDSERSALRRGEFGFVFQFGQLVPELTCVENVALPLRLAGVKRKEAERTALGWMERLQVDDLGAKRPGEISGGQGQRVAVARALVTRPRVIFADEPTGALDSLNGELVMQLLTEAARSANAAVVLVTHETRVAAYSDREIVVRDGRSRDMERIV; from the coding sequence ATGACCCCGGCCGGCAGCCTGCTGTGCGCCACGGACCTGCGCAAGACCTACGGGTCCGCCAAGGCCCTCGACGGCGCGGAGTTCTCGATCCACCCCGGCGAGGTCGTCGCCGTCATGGGGCCCTCCGGCTCCGGCAAGTCGACGTTGCTGCACTGCCTCGCCGGCATCGTGGCGCCCGACTCCGGCACCGTCACCTACGCCGGCCGCGAGCTGTCCGCGATGAACGACTCCGAGCGCAGCGCCCTGCGCCGGGGCGAGTTCGGCTTCGTCTTCCAGTTCGGACAGCTCGTACCGGAGCTCACCTGCGTGGAGAACGTCGCCCTGCCGCTGCGGCTGGCCGGTGTGAAGCGCAAGGAGGCCGAGCGGACCGCCCTCGGCTGGATGGAGCGGCTCCAGGTCGACGACCTGGGCGCCAAGCGTCCCGGCGAGATCTCCGGCGGCCAGGGCCAACGCGTGGCCGTGGCCCGCGCCCTGGTCACCCGGCCCCGCGTCATCTTCGCGGACGAGCCGACCGGCGCCCTGGACTCCCTCAACGGCGAACTGGTCATGCAGCTGCTCACCGAGGCCGCCCGCTCCGCCAACGCGGCCGTCGTCCTCGTCACGCACGAGACCCGGGTGGCCGCCTACTCCGACCGGGAGATCGTCGTCCGCGACGGCAGGTCCCGCGACATGGAGCGCATCGTATGA
- a CDS encoding ABC transporter permease, with translation MNPLRTWYRDLAMGVRFALGGGREGWTRTLLTGVGVGLGVALLLISTAVPGALTARNERADARSTTTAPTAAAPGRDTLLTAAARQTYHGQDIEGSLLRAEGPDAPVPPGLEKIPAPGELAVSPALDKLMKSADGALLRERLDGRIGQIVGDAGLTGPGELLFYLGSDQLRTDGEHAYRVERVTGFANDADARELDPVLMLMVVLTFVALLTPVAVLIAAAVRFGGERRDRRLAALRLVGADSRAVRRIAAGEALAGSVLGLGFGVGFFLIGRRLVGNLTLQQRSVFPADLDPTPWLAALVAVAVPAAAVAVTLFALRGVVIEPLGVVRTAKPAKRRVWWRLLLPLGGLGLLTPLTGRGSEHGQFNRWQVSGGVVLLLVGITALLPWVLERVVGGTPGGPVSWQLAVRRLQIGSGTAARLVNGIAVAVAGAIALQMLFSGVEGEYRNETGQDPTRAAVSILLPSGGEHRLDALAAEVAGTEGIARTVPLASFNAAHRVPADDTIAVTVGSCEALREVAELGACKDGDTFVLDGPVAEGAAKAGDRLFAGNVNGFTGGPFDHKKAVEWAFPADARTVLSREDPNGTRRTGLLATPSAAPEDLGFDQSAQIFLQLDESVPDGLERARTAAFKADPFATAMTLTSTSTATGYSSIRTGLFFGATGVLILIGASMLVSQLEQLRERRKLLSSLVAFGTKRSTLSLSVLWQTALPVGVGMALAIAVGIGLGSVLIRMAGRPVGIDWGPVLGMAGVGAGVVAVVTLLSLPPLLRMMRPDGLRTE, from the coding sequence ATGAACCCGCTCCGCACCTGGTACCGCGACCTGGCCATGGGCGTGCGGTTCGCCCTCGGCGGCGGCCGCGAGGGCTGGACCCGGACCCTGCTCACCGGCGTGGGCGTGGGCCTGGGCGTCGCGCTGCTGCTGATCAGCACCGCCGTCCCCGGCGCGCTCACCGCTCGCAACGAGCGGGCCGACGCCCGGTCCACGACGACCGCGCCGACGGCCGCCGCTCCCGGCCGCGACACCCTCCTGACCGCGGCCGCCCGACAGACCTACCACGGGCAGGACATCGAAGGCAGCCTGCTCCGGGCCGAGGGCCCGGACGCGCCCGTCCCGCCGGGCCTGGAGAAGATCCCCGCCCCCGGCGAACTGGCCGTCTCCCCCGCGCTGGACAAGCTGATGAAGTCCGCCGACGGCGCCCTCCTCAGGGAACGCCTGGACGGCCGGATCGGCCAGATCGTCGGCGACGCGGGCCTGACCGGGCCCGGCGAACTCCTCTTCTACCTGGGCAGCGACCAGCTCCGGACCGACGGCGAACACGCCTACCGCGTCGAGCGCGTCACCGGCTTCGCGAACGACGCGGACGCGCGCGAGCTCGACCCCGTGCTGATGCTGATGGTCGTGCTCACCTTCGTCGCCCTGCTGACGCCGGTCGCCGTCCTCATCGCCGCCGCCGTCCGCTTCGGCGGCGAGCGACGCGACCGCCGGCTCGCCGCGCTCCGCCTGGTCGGCGCCGACAGCCGCGCGGTGCGGCGGATCGCCGCCGGCGAGGCGCTCGCCGGATCCGTGCTCGGGCTGGGCTTCGGTGTCGGCTTCTTCCTGATCGGCCGGCGCCTGGTCGGCAACCTGACCCTCCAGCAGCGCAGCGTCTTCCCCGCCGACCTCGACCCGACACCGTGGTTGGCCGCCCTCGTCGCCGTCGCGGTGCCGGCGGCGGCCGTCGCGGTGACCCTGTTCGCCCTGCGCGGTGTGGTGATCGAACCGCTCGGTGTCGTCCGTACGGCCAAGCCGGCCAAGCGGCGCGTCTGGTGGCGGCTGCTGCTGCCGCTCGGCGGACTCGGCCTGCTCACCCCGCTGACGGGACGCGGCTCCGAGCACGGGCAGTTCAACCGGTGGCAGGTCAGCGGCGGTGTGGTGCTGCTGCTCGTCGGGATCACCGCGCTCCTGCCCTGGGTACTGGAACGCGTGGTCGGCGGAACGCCCGGCGGGCCGGTCTCCTGGCAACTCGCCGTGCGCCGGCTCCAGATCGGCAGCGGTACGGCCGCCCGCCTCGTCAACGGCATCGCCGTGGCGGTCGCCGGGGCCATCGCCCTGCAGATGCTCTTCTCCGGCGTCGAGGGCGAGTACCGCAACGAGACCGGCCAGGACCCGACCCGGGCCGCCGTGTCGATCCTGCTGCCCAGCGGCGGCGAGCACCGGCTGGACGCCCTCGCCGCCGAGGTCGCCGGTACCGAAGGCATCGCCCGCACCGTGCCGCTGGCCTCGTTCAACGCCGCGCACCGGGTCCCGGCGGACGACACCATCGCGGTGACCGTCGGCAGCTGCGAGGCGCTCAGGGAGGTGGCGGAACTCGGCGCGTGCAAGGACGGCGACACCTTCGTGCTCGACGGTCCCGTCGCCGAGGGCGCCGCCAAGGCGGGTGACCGGCTCTTCGCCGGCAACGTCAACGGGTTCACCGGCGGCCCGTTCGACCACAAGAAGGCCGTCGAGTGGGCCTTCCCGGCCGACGCGCGCACCGTCCTCTCCCGTGAGGACCCCAACGGGACCCGGCGCACCGGGCTGCTGGCGACCCCGTCGGCGGCGCCCGAGGACCTGGGCTTCGACCAGTCCGCGCAGATCTTCCTCCAGCTGGACGAATCGGTGCCGGACGGGTTGGAGCGGGCCCGCACGGCCGCCTTCAAGGCCGACCCGTTCGCCACGGCCATGACCTTGACGTCGACGTCCACCGCGACCGGTTACTCCTCGATCCGCACCGGGCTCTTCTTCGGCGCGACCGGCGTCCTGATCCTGATCGGGGCGAGCATGCTCGTCTCCCAACTGGAGCAGCTGCGCGAACGGAGGAAGCTGCTGTCCTCGCTCGTGGCCTTCGGCACCAAGCGCTCCACGCTGAGCCTGTCGGTGCTCTGGCAGACGGCCCTGCCCGTCGGGGTGGGCATGGCGCTGGCGATCGCGGTGGGCATCGGGCTGGGCTCGGTACTGATCCGGATGGCCGGCCGGCCCGTCGGGATCGACTGGGGTCCGGTGCTCGGGATGGCGGGCGTGGGGGCGGGCGTGGTCGCGGTGGTGACCCTGCTCAGCCTGCCGCCGCTGCTGCGGATGATGCGCCCGGACGGCCTGCGTACGGAGTGA
- a CDS encoding hydrogen peroxide-inducible genes activator, whose translation MAVGNRGLKQATLAQLRAFVAVAEHLHFRDAAAAIGMSQPALSGAVSALEEALGVQLLERTTRKVLLSPAGERIAVRARGVLDAMGGLLEEAEAVRAPFTGVLRLGVIPTVAPYLLPTVLGLFHRRYPRMDLQVHEEQTASLLEGLAGGRLDLLLLAVPLGVPGVSELPLFDEDFVLLAPREHPLAGRRDIPREELRGLQLLLLDEGHCLRDQALDICREAGRTAGADVTTTAAGLSTLVQLVAGGLGVTLLPRTALRLETTRNEYLATGYFAEPAPSRRIALAMRTGTARQEEFKAIAAALREAVRPLPVWPTD comes from the coding sequence GTGGCTGTCGGTAATAGGGGACTCAAGCAGGCGACGCTCGCGCAACTGCGCGCGTTCGTGGCCGTGGCGGAGCATCTGCACTTTCGGGACGCGGCCGCCGCCATCGGCATGAGCCAGCCCGCCCTCTCCGGGGCCGTCTCCGCGCTGGAGGAGGCGCTCGGGGTGCAACTGCTGGAGCGCACCACCCGCAAGGTGCTGCTCTCCCCGGCGGGGGAGCGGATCGCGGTGCGCGCCCGGGGCGTGCTCGACGCCATGGGCGGGCTGCTGGAGGAGGCCGAGGCCGTACGGGCCCCGTTCACCGGAGTCCTGCGGCTCGGGGTGATCCCGACGGTGGCCCCGTACCTGCTGCCGACCGTGCTCGGGCTCTTCCACCGGCGCTACCCCCGCATGGACCTCCAGGTGCACGAGGAGCAGACGGCGTCGCTGCTGGAGGGGCTGGCCGGGGGGCGGCTGGACCTGCTGCTGCTCGCGGTGCCGCTGGGGGTGCCCGGGGTGAGCGAACTGCCGCTTTTCGACGAGGACTTCGTACTCCTCGCCCCACGCGAGCACCCGCTCGCCGGGCGCCGGGACATCCCGCGCGAGGAACTGCGCGGCCTGCAACTGCTGTTGCTCGACGAGGGGCACTGCCTGCGCGACCAGGCCCTCGACATCTGCCGGGAGGCGGGCCGCACGGCGGGCGCGGACGTCACCACCACCGCCGCCGGACTGTCCACGCTCGTACAACTGGTCGCCGGGGGACTGGGGGTGACGCTGTTGCCGCGCACCGCGCTGCGGTTGGAGACCACGCGCAACGAGTACCTCGCCACCGGGTACTTCGCCGAGCCGGCGCCCTCCCGGCGGATCGCGCTGGCCATGCGGACCGGCACCGCCCGCCAGGAGGAGTTCAAGGCGATCGCCGCCGCGCTGCGCGAGGCCGTACGCCCGCTCCCCGTCTGGCCGACCGACTGA
- a CDS encoding peroxiredoxin: protein MLTVGDKFPSYDLTACVSLEAGSEFAQIDHKSYEGKWRVVFFWPKDFTFVCPTEIAAFGKLNEEFQDRDAQVLGVSGDSEFVHHAWRKDHADLRDLPFPMLADSKHELMQACGVQGEDGFAQRAVFIVDQNNEIQFTMVTAGSVGRNPKEVLRVLDALQTDELCPCNWNKGEGTLDAPALLAGE from the coding sequence GTGCTCACTGTCGGTGACAAGTTCCCCAGCTACGATCTGACCGCTTGCGTCTCGCTCGAAGCCGGCAGCGAGTTCGCCCAGATCGACCACAAGTCCTACGAGGGCAAGTGGCGCGTGGTGTTCTTCTGGCCGAAGGACTTCACCTTCGTCTGCCCGACCGAGATCGCCGCCTTCGGCAAGCTGAACGAGGAGTTCCAGGACCGCGACGCGCAGGTCCTCGGCGTCTCCGGCGACTCCGAGTTCGTCCACCACGCCTGGCGCAAGGACCACGCCGACCTGCGTGACCTGCCCTTCCCGATGCTGGCCGACTCCAAGCACGAGCTCATGCAGGCCTGTGGCGTGCAGGGCGAGGACGGCTTCGCGCAGCGCGCCGTCTTCATCGTCGACCAGAACAACGAGATCCAGTTCACGATGGTGACCGCCGGTTCCGTGGGCCGTAACCCCAAGGAGGTCCTGCGGGTCCTCGACGCCCTGCAGACCGACGAGCTGTGCCCGTGCAACTGGAACAAGGGCGAGGGCACCCTGGACGCCCCGGCGCTGCTGGCCGGTGAGTGA
- a CDS encoding alkyl hydroperoxide reductase → MSLDSLKSAIPDFAKDLKLNLGSVIGNSDLPQQQLWGTVLSCAIAARSPHVLRELEPEAKAVLSPEAYTAAKSAAAIMAMNNVFYRTRHLLSDPEYGTLRAGLRMNVIGNPGVEKVDFELWSLAVSAINGCGQCLDSHEQVLRKAGVDRDTIQEAFKIASVIQAVAVTLDAEAALAAE, encoded by the coding sequence ATGTCCCTCGACTCCCTGAAGTCCGCCATACCGGACTTCGCCAAGGACCTGAAGCTGAACCTCGGTTCGGTCATCGGCAACAGCGACCTCCCGCAGCAGCAGCTGTGGGGCACGGTCCTGTCCTGCGCGATCGCCGCCCGCTCCCCGCACGTCCTGCGCGAGCTGGAGCCCGAGGCGAAGGCGGTCCTGTCGCCGGAGGCGTACACCGCCGCCAAGTCCGCCGCCGCGATCATGGCGATGAACAACGTCTTCTACCGCACCCGTCACCTGCTGTCGGACCCGGAGTACGGCACCCTGCGCGCCGGCCTGCGGATGAACGTCATCGGCAACCCGGGCGTGGAGAAGGTCGACTTCGAGCTGTGGTCGCTCGCGGTCTCCGCGATCAACGGCTGCGGCCAGTGCCTCGACTCGCACGAGCAGGTGCTGCGCAAGGCCGGTGTCGACCGTGACACGATCCAGGAGGCCTTCAAGATCGCCTCGGTGATCCAGGCCGTCGCGGTCACCCTCGACGCCGAAGCGGCCCTCGCCGCCGAGTAG
- a CDS encoding AI-2E family transporter yields the protein MSKRAGWLGRIGRKLSQVEARLDERRAEVEAETSDDRPVSATAPSPLPPPGSTGPVPDTSGRRVRPDPVTVIPWGMRVAAEASWRLLLLAGMLWVLMKVISEVRLVVLAFAAALLVTALLQPFVVRLRRLGLPRGLATAVTAILGFVVIGLVGWFVVWQVMENLDDLSDRVRDGINELKVWALDSPFHVTEKQINDIAKNLTDTIGTNTEEITSAGLQGVTVLVEVLTGMLLAMFSTLFLLYDGKRIWTWVLGLVPAAARPGMAGAGPRAWRTLTAYVRGTVLVALIDAVFIGLGLYFLDVTMAVPLAVFIFLFAFIPLVGAVISGALAVVVALVTQGPFIALMVLAVVLAVQQIEGHVLQPFILGRAVRVHPLAVVLSVAAGGMIAGIGGAVVAVPLVAVTNTVVGFLKAYSREQLHPGMAEVGPAPHGATALDASPRTPGETSQGEQRV from the coding sequence ATGTCGAAGAGGGCAGGCTGGCTCGGCAGGATCGGGAGAAAGCTCAGCCAGGTGGAGGCTCGCCTCGACGAACGGCGGGCCGAGGTCGAGGCGGAGACCTCCGACGACCGACCGGTCTCCGCGACCGCCCCGTCGCCGCTCCCGCCCCCGGGAAGCACCGGCCCCGTCCCCGACACGTCCGGCCGGCGGGTGCGCCCCGACCCGGTGACCGTGATCCCCTGGGGCATGCGCGTGGCCGCGGAGGCCAGTTGGCGGCTGCTGCTGCTCGCCGGGATGCTCTGGGTCCTGATGAAGGTGATCAGTGAGGTCCGCCTGGTCGTCCTCGCCTTCGCCGCGGCCCTGCTCGTCACCGCCCTGCTCCAACCCTTCGTCGTGCGGCTGCGCCGGCTCGGGCTGCCGCGGGGGCTCGCCACGGCCGTGACGGCGATCCTCGGATTCGTGGTCATCGGGCTGGTCGGCTGGTTCGTGGTCTGGCAGGTCATGGAGAACCTCGACGACCTCTCCGACCGGGTCCGCGACGGCATCAACGAACTCAAGGTCTGGGCACTGGACAGTCCGTTCCACGTGACCGAGAAGCAGATCAACGACATCGCGAAGAACCTCACCGACACCATCGGCACCAACACCGAGGAGATCACCTCCGCCGGACTGCAGGGCGTGACGGTGCTCGTCGAGGTGCTGACGGGCATGCTGCTCGCGATGTTCTCGACGCTCTTCCTGCTCTACGACGGCAAGCGGATCTGGACCTGGGTGCTCGGCCTGGTACCGGCCGCCGCCCGTCCCGGCATGGCCGGCGCCGGTCCGCGCGCCTGGCGCACGCTGACCGCGTACGTACGGGGAACCGTCCTCGTGGCGCTCATCGACGCCGTCTTCATCGGCCTCGGCCTGTACTTCCTCGACGTCACGATGGCCGTCCCGCTGGCCGTGTTCATCTTCCTGTTCGCCTTCATCCCGCTCGTGGGAGCCGTCATCTCCGGCGCGCTCGCGGTGGTCGTGGCCCTGGTGACCCAGGGGCCGTTCATCGCGCTCATGGTGCTGGCCGTGGTGCTCGCCGTACAGCAGATCGAGGGCCACGTGCTCCAGCCCTTCATCCTGGGCCGGGCGGTACGGGTGCATCCGCTCGCGGTGGTGCTGTCGGTGGCCGCCGGCGGGATGATCGCGGGCATCGGCGGAGCGGTGGTCGCCGTACCGCTGGTCGCCGTCACCAACACGGTGGTCGGCTTCCTCAAGGCGTACTCGCGCGAGCAGCTCCACCCCGGCATGGCCGAGGTGGGACCCGCCCCGCACGGGGCCACCGCGCTGGACGCGTCGCCGCGTACGCCGGGGGAGACGAGCCAGGGTGAGCAGCGGGTCTGA
- a CDS encoding transglycosylase SLT domain-containing protein, whose protein sequence is MLEGHRVSRISVRGFAVASATAVTTVGAVVGVATGDATTNDLETTASGATLLTEIPVGEQAQVQSGSLTQQADTIAHAADADAKRSAEEAARIEAAETAKAKKSDAQAAADAEAKKKSEAEAAAKLKKEREEAGEVASRSSTRDAGDFDVQGSYTISEIKSIARQIVPAGQFQCFSEIVNRESTWNYKAVNSSSGAYGLVQALPGSKMSSAGADWRTNPATQIKWGLGYMNERYGSPCAALSFHDANDWY, encoded by the coding sequence CTGCTGGAAGGACACCGTGTGAGCCGGATCTCGGTTCGAGGGTTCGCAGTGGCTTCGGCCACCGCTGTCACCACCGTCGGCGCAGTCGTGGGCGTTGCCACCGGCGACGCCACCACGAACGACCTCGAGACCACCGCGTCGGGTGCGACTCTCCTCACTGAAATCCCGGTCGGCGAGCAGGCCCAGGTCCAGAGCGGCTCCCTGACGCAGCAGGCCGACACGATCGCCCACGCCGCCGATGCCGACGCCAAGCGCTCGGCCGAGGAAGCCGCGCGCATCGAGGCCGCCGAGACCGCCAAGGCGAAGAAGTCCGACGCCCAGGCCGCGGCGGACGCGGAGGCCAAGAAGAAGTCCGAGGCCGAGGCCGCCGCGAAGCTGAAGAAGGAGCGCGAGGAGGCCGGCGAGGTCGCCAGCCGTTCCTCGACGCGCGACGCCGGCGACTTCGACGTCCAGGGCTCCTACACGATCTCCGAGATCAAGTCGATCGCCCGGCAGATCGTCCCGGCGGGCCAGTTCCAGTGCTTCTCGGAGATCGTGAACCGGGAATCCACCTGGAACTACAAGGCCGTCAACTCGTCCTCGGGCGCCTACGGTCTGGTCCAGGCGCTGCCCGGTTCGAAGATGTCCTCGGCCGGCGCCGACTGGCGCACCAACCCCGCCACCCAGATCAAGTGGGGCCTGGGCTACATGAACGAGCGCTACGGCAGCCCGTGCGCGGCCCTAAGCTTCCACGACGCCAACGACTGGTACTAG
- a CDS encoding PhoH family protein: MVTSTKRRLPDRRTYVLDTSVLLADPNAISRFDEHEVVLPIVVITELEAKRHHPELGYFARQALRLLDDFRVRYGRLDAPIPLGDLGGTLRVELNHSDPGVLPAGFRLGDNDSRILAVARNLQAEGYDVTVVSKDLPLRIKASSVGLLAEEYRAELAITDAGWTGMSELALSGEQVDLLFSEERLYVPEVAELPVHTGLVLQSERGKALGRVTADGNVKLVRGDREAFGLHGRSAEQRIALDLLLDPEIGILSMGGRAGTGKSALALCAGLEAVLERRQHQKVMVFRPLYAVGGQDLGYLPGDASEKMSPWAQAVFDTLSAVAGREVIEEVLNRGMLEVLPLTHIRGRSLHDAFVIVDEAQSLERNVLLTVLSRIGANSRVVLTHDVAQRDNLRVGRYDGVVAVVEKLKGHPLFAHITLTRSERSPIAALVTEMLETL; the protein is encoded by the coding sequence GTGGTGACCAGCACAAAGCGCCGCCTGCCCGACAGGCGGACCTACGTCCTCGACACCAGCGTCCTGCTGGCAGACCCCAACGCGATCTCCCGCTTCGACGAGCACGAGGTCGTGCTCCCGATCGTGGTGATCACCGAGCTGGAGGCAAAGAGGCACCATCCCGAACTCGGCTACTTCGCGCGCCAGGCCCTCCGCCTGCTCGACGACTTCCGGGTCCGGTACGGACGTCTCGACGCCCCCATCCCGCTGGGCGATCTGGGCGGCACCCTGCGTGTCGAGCTCAACCACTCCGACCCGGGTGTCCTGCCCGCCGGCTTCAGACTGGGGGACAACGACTCGCGGATCCTCGCCGTCGCCCGCAATCTCCAGGCCGAGGGCTACGACGTCACGGTGGTCTCGAAGGATCTCCCGCTGCGCATCAAGGCCTCCTCCGTGGGGCTGCTCGCCGAGGAGTACCGGGCGGAGCTCGCCATCACCGATGCCGGATGGACCGGCATGAGCGAGCTGGCCCTCTCCGGCGAACAGGTGGACCTGCTCTTCTCGGAGGAGCGGCTCTACGTGCCGGAGGTCGCCGAGTTGCCCGTCCACACCGGACTGGTCCTCCAGTCCGAACGGGGCAAGGCGCTGGGCCGGGTCACCGCCGACGGCAACGTGAAGCTCGTACGGGGCGACCGCGAGGCCTTCGGGCTGCACGGCCGCAGCGCCGAGCAGCGCATCGCCCTCGACCTGTTGCTCGACCCGGAGATCGGCATCCTCTCGATGGGCGGCCGGGCCGGCACCGGAAAGTCGGCGCTCGCGCTGTGCGCGGGCCTGGAGGCCGTGCTGGAGCGGAGGCAGCATCAGAAGGTGATGGTCTTCCGGCCGCTGTACGCGGTGGGCGGCCAGGACCTCGGCTACCTGCCCGGGGACGCCTCCGAGAAGATGAGCCCGTGGGCGCAGGCGGTGTTCGACACGCTCTCGGCGGTCGCCGGACGCGAGGTCATCGAGGAGGTGCTGAACCGCGGGATGCTCGAAGTCCTGCCGCTCACCCACATCCGCGGTCGTTCCCTGCACGACGCCTTCGTGATCGTGGACGAGGCGCAGTCGCTGGAACGGAACGTGCTGCTGACGGTGCTGTCCCGGATCGGCGCCAACTCGCGGGTCGTGCTGACCCACGACGTGGCGCAGCGGGACAACCTGAGGGTGGGCCGGTACGACGGAGTGGTCGCCGTCGTTGAGAAGCTGAAGGGCCATCCGCTCTTCGCGCACATCACGCTGACTCGTTCCGAGCGTTCGCCGATCGCCGCGCTCGTCACGGAGATGCTGGAGACCCTGTAA
- a CDS encoding isoprenyl transferase produces the protein MKLRDLVYRLYARRVEGRLDHDEAPKHIGVILDGNRRWAKASGGTTEQGHQAGADKISEMLGWCTETDVEVVTLWMLSTDNLDRPEVELRPLLNIIENTVRGLAADGRWRVHHVGNLDILPERTQSVLKEAEQATHDVDGILVNVAVGYGGRQEIADAVRSLLLEHASKGTSFEELAEVLDIDHIAEHLYTRGQPDPDLVIRTSGEQRLSGFMLWQSAHSEYYFCEVFWPAFRKVDFLRALRDYAARHRRYGS, from the coding sequence GTGAAGCTGCGCGACCTGGTGTACAGGCTCTACGCACGCCGGGTGGAAGGCCGACTCGACCATGACGAGGCGCCCAAGCACATCGGCGTCATCCTGGACGGGAACCGGCGCTGGGCGAAGGCGTCCGGAGGAACCACGGAGCAGGGCCACCAGGCCGGAGCCGACAAGATCTCCGAGATGCTGGGCTGGTGCACCGAGACGGACGTCGAGGTCGTCACCCTCTGGATGCTCTCCACGGACAATCTGGACCGCCCCGAGGTCGAGCTGCGCCCGCTGCTCAACATCATCGAGAACACCGTGCGGGGCCTCGCGGCGGACGGCCGCTGGCGCGTCCACCACGTCGGCAACCTCGACATCCTCCCCGAGCGGACCCAGTCCGTGCTGAAGGAGGCCGAGCAGGCCACGCACGACGTCGACGGGATACTGGTCAACGTCGCGGTCGGTTACGGCGGCCGCCAGGAGATCGCCGACGCGGTCCGCTCGCTGTTGCTGGAGCACGCCTCGAAGGGCACCTCCTTCGAGGAGCTGGCCGAGGTCCTCGACATCGACCACATCGCGGAGCACCTCTACACCCGGGGTCAGCCCGACCCGGACCTCGTCATCCGCACCAGCGGCGAACAGCGGCTGTCCGGGTTCATGCTCTGGCAGAGCGCACATTCGGAGTACTACTTCTGCGAGGTTTTCTGGCCGGCCTTCCGCAAGGTCGACTTCCTCCGGGCGCTGCGCGACTACGCCGCCCGCCACCGGCGGTACGGGAGCTGA